A stretch of the Papaver somniferum cultivar HN1 chromosome 6, ASM357369v1, whole genome shotgun sequence genome encodes the following:
- the LOC113290712 gene encoding uncharacterized protein LOC113290712 gives MSEKFVHAVLNHGEHSSAFRVNTFITVDELKHFSCKHWRSLSPLSIRFCYMDTNQVVFVQGDIQLQGLVALVIQMNNEDFYLNVDVILKHTGCSTSSRYLSRSNSGCSSSSGASTSNSCASESSKLVRVVYHDADKAKPLIIDEWRYVFDNIGREFVGGVKSVRIVVDQYNMCTGYKILILKNDKTRFTAKCEEDGCGWRIHFGPVNGDISRFVLKDSNVIHRLKSPVLTTKLVKHLIADSIQGDPTLKPKQIMSLFKKTYGSNIKYHHACRGKEAIFEDQYGDDEKSHSDLNWYVKAIEQTNPDSFVKLEVVEETGRFKRIFICFGACKHRYRYLRPMIYLDATFLIGRFRGTLMVATCVNGNDSFYPYAFAIVLSENKDNWFWFLDNLQQVVDDRPIVFLSDRHEGLMQGIPRAFPGSYHSYFFYHIKCNLPIRKGYANYNVVIDLFYKAAYSYKTANFEEALRGMHAIGCGYVANYLRTIPKEKWANAFFPVCRYAAHSSFIAESFNNWILKFKKLLAFALLDAIRLKVMQMNSKRRVEGLENFNTRLTPVYEDLLNENINIGRTWTVVESMERLYEVRSPRTHSVDLLERTCTCHRWQVNGFPCAHACVAIQSTREDIYSFVDPYFTTEWYNRTYQEIILPIPNYYKSQSYDPSDRIIVPIHVPPPGRRREQRFKKAWEKQKRHMMCTKCFTLGHHNRATCPMP, from the exons ATGTCTGAGAAGTTTGTTCATgctgttttgaatcatggtgaacATTCTTCTGCATTTCGTGTTAATACTTTTATCACCGTTGATGAATTGAAGCATTTTTCCTGTAAGCATTGGAGGTCTTTGTCCCCTTTGAGTATACGTTTTTGCTATATGGATACTAATCAAGTAGTTTTTGTACAAGGTGATATACAACTTCAAGGTTTAGTTGCTCTTGTTATTCAGATGAAcaatgaagatttctatttgaatgTTGATGTGATTCTGAAGCATACTGGTTGTAGCACTAGTTCAAGGTATTTGTCTCGTTCTAATTCTGGTTGTAGCAGTAGTTCTGGTGCTagtacttcaaactcttgtgcaaGTGAAAGTTCTAAGCTTGTAAGGGTGGTCTATCATGACGCGGACAAGGCCAAGCCTCTCATTATCGATGAATGGCGTTATGTTTTTGACAATATTGGTAGAGAATTTGTGGGTGGTGTTAAATCTGTAAGGATTGTTGTTGATCAGTACAATATGTGTACTGGTTACAAGATTCTTATTCTTAAAAACGACAAGACTCGTTTTACTGCGAAGTGCGAAGAAGATGGTtgtggttggaggattcactttgggcCTGTGAATGGTGACATTTCTCGGTTTGTGCTGAAAGATTCTAACGTTATTCACAG gttgaagagtcctgTGCTGACAACCAAGTTAGTTAAGCATTTGATCGCTGATAGTATACAAGGTGATCCCACTTTAAAACCCAAACAGATCATGTCACTCtttaagaagacttatgggtccaatattaagtatcaccatgcctGTAGAGGGAAAGAAGCTATATTTGAAGATCAATATGGTGACGACGAGAAGTCGCATAGCGATTTAAATTGGTATGTGAAAGCcattgagcaaactaatcctgatAGCTTTGTGAAACTTGAAGTTGTTGAAGAAACTGGAAGATTTAAGCGGATTTTCATCTGTTTCGGTGCTTGCAAGCATAGATATAGGTATCTCAggcccatgatttacttggacgctACTTTCCTCATTGGTAGATTCAGGGGTACTTTGATGGTTGCAACATGTGTCAATGGAAATGATAGTTTTTACCCATATGCCTTTGCTATTGTTTTATCTGAAAACAAAgacaattggttttggtttctggatAATCTTCAACAAGTGGTCGATGATCGTCcgattgttttccttagtgatcgtCACGAAGGACTTATGCAGGGCATTCCAAGAGCATTTCCTGGTTCATATCACAGCTATTTCTTTTACCACATCAAGTGCAATCTCCCTATTAGAAAAGGTTATGCGAATTACAATGTCgttattgatttgttttacaaagctgCTTACTCTTACAAAACAGCGaactttgaagaagctttgcGGGGCATGCATGCAATCGGTTGTGGATATGTTGCTAATTATCTCAGGACCATTCCAAAGGAGAAATGGGCAAATGCATTTTTCCCTGTATGCAGATATGCTGCTCACTCTTCATTTATTGCCGAGTCATTCAATAACTGGATTCTTAAGTTCAAAAAGCTGCTTGCTTTTGCTCTTCTCGATGCGATACg TTTGAAGGTTATGCAGATGAATTCTAAGAGAAGGGTAGAAGGTCTTGAAAATTTTAACACTAGGCTCACTCCCGTATACGAGGATTTACTAAACGAGAACATCAacattggtcgtacttggactGTTGTTGAGTCTATGGAAAGATTGTATGAAGTCAGGTCTCCCCGCACTCATTCTGTAGATCTGTTGGAGAGAACTTGTACGTGTCACAGGTGGCAAGTAAATGGTTTTCCCTGCGCACATGCTTGTGTTGCCATTCAATCTACAAGGGAGGACATCTATTCATTTGTTGATCCATACTTCACCACTGAATGGTACAACAGAACATACCAAGAGATCATCTTGCCAATCCCCAATTATTACAAGTCCCAgtcttatgatcctagtgataggatTATTGTTCCTATTCATGTGCCTCCACCCGGTAGACGAAGAGAACAGCGTTTCAAGAAGGCTTGGGAGAAGCAAAAGAGGCAtatgatgtgcacaaagtgcttcacTCTTGGTCACCACAACAGAGCTACCTGCCCCATGCCTTAA
- the LOC113290713 gene encoding protein MAIN-LIKE 2-like — protein MDEMLDRLDVVSSMNCSEHVCQDVTKPPRKVSFRGSLNDIEEYYNIVVLDNPEAKRYCDNCGFSYVFEFDFANGDRGLVEAIAERWWSKTKSFHFREFEIGLIPLDWYMLNGIPTGDPSKQPVLMPSLGSDLTYPALDDLYFSDIKNYGSWDSKKSSLSLEFLRVYMDSRKDQDNTGCAQTLTRAFFMWCFGHFLLAHSTGKVDKRWVLLLAELDRVGEYDWGLASLGNTYKYLDDWSTKGTNLAGILMVLEYWYYYYFCNMQPFLFRSPEGHYDVFPKICLFKKIRIVSKNKGHQGGQKDTIKHSLKSARIQIDTRTRESCILQPWEDSMYSVGDQYEYALNISKKRVMFFDFEKRTKVSCYLAERFQWQIIGEIVVPTNPPSLDQIDDKDIVEVTEFYAVTEDQCNTWWKKKSVGP, from the coding sequence ATGGATGAAATGCTAGATCGGTTGGATGTAGTTTCATCAATGAATTGTAGTGAACATGTATGTCAAGATGTTACGAAACCCCCTCGCAAAGTAAGCTTTAGAGGTAGTTTGAATGATATTGAAGAGTATTACAATATTGTAGTACTAGATAATCCGGAAGCAAAACGATATTGTGATAATTGTGGATTTTCTTatgtttttgagtttgatttcgcCAATGGGGATAGAGGCTTAGTTGAAGCCATAGCTGAGAGATGGTGGTCAAAAACCAAGAGTTTTCACTTTCGGGAGTTTGAAATTGGCCTCAttcctttagattggtacatGTTAAATGGAATTCCCACCGGTGACCCTAGTAAACAACCAGTACTTATGCCGTCGTTGGGTAGTGATCTAACATATCCCGCTCTGGATGATTTATATTTTTCGGATATCAAAAATTATGGTTCATGGGACTCTAAGAAAAGCTCATTATCCTTAGAATTCTTGAGAGTGTACATGGATAGTAGAAAAGACCAGGATAATACTGGGTGTGCACAGACATTGACACGAGCATTCTTTATGtggtgttttggtcattttcttcTAGCGCATTCTACTGGAAAAGTAGATAAACGTTGGGTTTTGTTGTTGGCTGAATTAGATAGAGTTGGGGAGTATGATTGGGGTCTAGCTTCATTAGGTAATACCTATAAATATCTCGACGATTGGTCAACCAAGGGTACTAATTTAGCTGGCATTCTTATGGTACTTGAGTATTGGTACTATTACTACTTCTGCAACATGCAACCTTTTCTTTTTCGGTCACCTGAAGGTCATTATGAtgttttcccaaagatttgtCTCTTCAAGAAGATTAGGATTGTATCAAAGAATAAAGGACATCAAGGAGGTCAAAAGGATACAATAAAACActcactcaaaagcgcaagaataCAGATTGACACTAGAACAAGGGAATCATGTATTTTGCAACCATGGGAAGATAGTATGTATTCTGTGGGAGACCAATATGAGTATGCACTAAATATATCCAAAAAGAGAGTTATGTTTTTTGACTTTGAAAAACGCACAAAAGTTAGTTGTTACTTGGCAGAGAGATTCCAGTGGCAGATTATAGGTGAGATTGTAGTCCCAACAAATCCTCCAAGTTTGGATCAAATTGATGACAAAGATATTGTAGAGGTCACCGAATTTTATGCAGTCACTGAGGATCAATGTAACACttggtggaagaagaagagtgtTGGACCTTAG